The DNA region CGAGGAGTCAGAGGCCGAAGCCGCCCCGTCCGCGCCGGCGCAGGTACTTCTCGAACTCGGCGGCGATGGCATCACCGTCGATCTTGGCCATGGCGTCGTTGATGTCGACCTCGGCGTCGCCGCGCTCCTCGAGCGAGCGCACGTACTCCGCGATCTCCTCATCGCCCGCGGTCATCTCGTTGACCGCGCCCTCCCACTCCTCGGACTGCTCGGGCAGCGCGCCGAGCGGCACCTCGACATCGAGGACATCCTCGACCCGATGCAGCAGCGCGATGATCGCCTTCGGGTTGGGCGGCTGGGACACATAGTGCGGCACCGCGGCCCAGAACGAGATGGCCGGCACACCCGCGCGCACGCAGGCATCCTGCAGCACCCCGGTAATACCGGTCGGTCCCTCGTAGCGGGTCTGCTCGAGGTTGAAGCGCTCGGCGGCTTCCTTGTTATATGCGGTGCCCGTCACAGGAACCGGGCGGGTGTGCGGGGTATCGGCCAGTAAAGCGCCGAGGATCACCACCGTGGACACCCCGAGCTGCTCGACGAACTCGAGGATGTCGTTGCAGAAGCTGCGCCAGCGCATGTTCGGTTCGACACCGCGCAGCAGCACCACGTCCCGATCGCTGCCCGGGGGCGAGCACACCGACAACATGGCCGAGGGCCACACGATCTCCCGCGTCACCCCGTCGACCTGGCGGACCGTGGGCCGGTTCACCTGATAGTCGTAGTAGTCCTCGGAATCGAGCTCGGCCAGCGGCTGGGAGTCCCAGATCAGTTCCAGATGTTCGACCGCGCCACTGGCGGCGTCGGCGGCATCGTTCCAGCCTTCGAAGGCGGCCACGAGCACCGGATCCCGCAGCGTGGGCAGGTCCGACTCGGGTGGCACCGGGGATTCACTGGCGTTCACCCGGTCAGCCTACGGTGTACGCAGACCCGGTGTGCATGCGACGCGCAATCGCGCAATGGGCGCTGTGCGTCATGATCCGCCCGGTTGTTCGCGGCCCGTCTCGTTCCGGACTGAGTGGAGCGGGGGAGCGAAGCGGAGGAGCGGAGGGAGGGAAGAACGAGACCTCCAGGGCCGCGAACCCGCCGGAGCGAAGCGGAGGCAGTCAAATTCAGCTTGTCGCTGCTTCCCACTACTCTTTAGTACATGTCTGTACGCAGCCGCGCCGAATTCGACACCACCTTCTTGGACACGCTCAGACGGCGTGTCGTAATCGGGGACGGTGCGATGGGCACGATGCTACAGGCCGCGGATCTCACGCTCGACGATTTCCGCGGCCTCGAGGGTTGCAACGAGATTCTCAATGAAACCCGCCCCGACGTGCTGCGACACATTCATCGCGCCTACTTCGAGGCCGGCGCCGACGCCGTCGAGACCAATACCTTCGGGTGCAATCTGCCCAACCTCGCCGACTACGACATCGCCGACCGGATTCGCGATCTGTCCGAGCGCGGCACCCGCCTCGCGCGCGAGGTCGCCGACGAGATGGGCCCGTCCGCCGACGGCACCCCTCGCTACGTCCTGGGCTCGATGGGCCCGGGCACCAAACTGCCCACCCTGGGCCACGCGCCCTACGTCTCCCTGCGCGACGCCTACACCGAAGCCGCGCTCGGCATGCTCGACGGCGGCGCCGACGCCATCCTGATCGAGACCTGCCAGGACCTGCTGCAGGTCAAGGCCGCGGTCACCGGCAGCCACAACGCCATGGTGAAGGCGGGTCGCCGGATTCCGATCATCACGCACGTGACGATGGAGACCACCGGCACCATGCTGGTCGGCTCCGAGATCGGCGCGGCGCTGACCGCGCTCGAGAAGCTCGGCATCGACATGATCGGGCTGAACTGCGCCACCGGCCCCGACGAGATGAGCGAGCACCTGCGCCATCTGTCCAAGCACGCGCAGCTGCCGGTGTCGGTGATGCCGAACGCGGGCCTGCCGGTGCTGGGCGCCAAGGGCGCGGAGTACCCGCTCTCGGCCGAGGATCTGGCGGTCTCGATGACCCAGTTCGTGTCCGAGTTCGGGTTGTCGCTGGTGGGTGGCTGCTGCGGTACCACCCCCGAGCACATCCGGCAGATGGCCGAGGCGGTGCGCGAGGTCGAGCAGGGCAAGCGCAATCCCGTGCACGAGCCCAGCACCTCGTCGATCTACTCGGCGGTGCCGTTCGAGCAGGACGCCTCGATCCTGATGATCGGTGAGCGCACCAATGCCAACGGCTCCAAGGCTTTCCGTGACGCCATGCTGGCCGGCGACTGGCAGAAGTGCCTCGACATCGCCAAGGACCAGACCCGCGACGGCGCGCACATGCTGGACCTGTGCGTGGACTACGTGGGCCGCGACGGCGCCGTCGACATGCGCGAGCTGGCCTCGCGGCTGGCGACCTCCTCGACGCTGCCGATCATGCTGGACTCCACCGAAACCCCGGTGCTGAAGGCCGGTTTGGAGCAGCTGGGCGGGCGTTGCGCCATCAACTCGGTCAACTACGAGGACGGCGCGGGCCCGGATTCGCGGTTCCAGCAGACCATGGCGCTGGTCGCCGAACACGGTGCGGCCGTGGTCGCGCTGACCATCGACGAGGAGGGCCAGGCCCGCACCGCCGAGCACAAGGTGGCCATCGCCGAGCGGCTCATCGAGGACATCACCCAGAACTGGGGTCTCGAAGAGTCCGACATCATCATCGACACGCTGACCTTCACCCTGGGCACCGGCCAGGAGGAGTCGCGCCGCGACGGCATCGAAACCATCGAAGCCATCCGCGAACTCAAGAAGCGGCACCCGGAAGTGCAGACCACCCTGGGTCTTTCGAACATCTCCTTCGGCCTGAACCCGGCCGCGCGGCAGGTGGTCAACTCGGTGTTCATGCACGAATGCGTCGAGGCCGGTCTGGATTCGGCGATCGTGCACGCCTCGAAGATCCTGCCGATGGCCCGGATTCCGGAGGAACAGCGCCAGGTCGCGCTGGATCTGGTCTACGACCGGCGCACCGAGGACTACGACCCGCTGCAGAAGCTGATGTCGCTGTTCGAGGGCGTCTCGACGGCCTCGTCGAAGGCTTCCCGTGCCGAGGAGCTGGCCGCGCTGCCGCTGTTCGAGCGGCTCGCGCGGCGCATCGTCGACGGCGAGAAGGCCGGGATGGAAGCCGATCTCGACGAGGCCATGGCGCAGGTGCCGCCGCTGCAGATCATCAACGAGACGCTGCTCTCGGGCATGAAGACCGTCGGTGAGCTGTTCGGGTCGGGTCAGATGCAGCTGCCGTTCGTGCTGCAGTCCGCGGAGACCATGAAGACCGCGGTCGCCTACCTGGAGCCGCACATGGAGGCCACCGACGACTCCGGCAAGGGTCGCATCGTGCTGGCCACCGTCAAGGGCGACGTGCACGACATCGGTAAGAACCTGGTCGACATCATCCTGTCCAACAACGGCTACGAGGTCGTCAATCTCGGTATCAAGCAACCGATTTCGACCATTCTCGATGCCGCCGTGGACAAGAAGGCCGACGTGATCGGCATGTCCGGGCTGCTGGTCAAGTCCACCGTGGTGATGAAGGAGAACCTCGAGGAGCTCAACTCCCGCGGTGTCGCCGAACAGTTCCCGGTGCTGCTCGGTGGCGCGGCGCTGACCCGCGCCTACGTGGAGAACGATCTCACCGAGGTCTACGCCGGCGACGTGCACTACGCACGCGACGCGTTCGAGGGCCTGCACCTGATGGACGAGATCATGACCCGCAAGCGTGGTGGCGGGCTGGATCCGAACTCGCCCGAAGCCATCGCCGAACGGGAGAAGGCCGCCGAGCGCAAGGCCCGCCACGAGCGTTCCAAGCGGATCGCCGAGGAGCGCAAGGCCAAGGAGGTGCCGATCGTGGTGCCCGAGCGTTCCGATGTGGCCGCGGACCTGCCGGTGCCGACGCCGCCTTTCTGGGGCTCGCGCATCATCAAGGGTCTGTCGCTGAGCGAGTACTCGGGGCTGCTCGACGAGCGCGCGCTGTTCCTGGGGCAGTGGGGCCTGCGTGGGCAGCGCGGCGTGGAGGGCCAGTCGTACGAGGACCTGGTGGAGACCGAAGGCCGTCCGCGGCTGCGGTATTGGCTGGACCGGCTGATCGCCGAGGGCGTGCTGCAGCATGCCGCGGTGGTGTACGGGTACTTCCCGGCGGTGTCGGAGGGCGACGATGTGATCGTTCTCACCGAGCCGAAACCCGATGCGCCGGAACGCTTCCGCTTCACATTCCCGCGGCAGCAGCGCGACCGGTTCCTCTGCATCGCCGATTTCATTCGCTCGCGTGAGCGCGCGATCGAGACCGGCCAGGTCGATGTGATGCCGTTCCAGCTGGTCACCATGGGTCAGCCCATCGCGGACTTCGCCAATGTGCTGTTCAAGGAGGACAACTACCGCGACTACCTCGAGGTGCACGGCATCGGCGTGCAGCTGACCGAGGCGCTGGCGGAGTTCTGGCACCGGCGGATCCGGGAAGAACTGACACTGGACGGGCATTCGGTGGCCGACGAGGATCCCGCCGATGTGCTCGACTACTTCAAACTCGGATACCGTGGCGCACGGTACTCATTCGGTTATGGGGCCTGCCCGGACTTGGAGGATCGGGCCAAACTCGTGGAGTTGCTCGACGCCAACCGAATCGGCGTGATCCTCTCCGAGGAACTGCAGCTGCACCCGGAGCAGTCGACCGACGCGTTCGTGCTGCTGCACCCGGAAGCCAAGTACTTCAACGCTTAATATCTTCACCAGGTTTCGGGCCTTCGCGCAGAGTGGCAGGGAGCTCGGCGCGAAAGCCAGCAGGAGGGGTACAACCACATGAGCTCAGACCGGCTGATTGCGGGGCGGTACCGGCTGACGGATCCGATCGGCACCGGCGCGATGGGGGTCGTGTGGCGTGCGACCGATGTTCGACTCAGACGCACCGTCGCGGTCAAACAGCTGCTGCTGACGCCGGGACTGACCCGGGCACAGACTGTGGAGGCCCGGATGCGGGCGATGCGCGAGGGGCGCATCGCGGCGCGCCTGCACCACCCCAACGCGGTCACCGTGTTCGACGTCGCCGAAGAGGACGGCCAGCCCTGGCTGGTCATGGAATACGTCGACGCGGTCAGCCTGGCCGCGCTGATGCGTGAGAAGGGGCGGCTGGCGCCGGTCGAGGTGGCGCGGATCGGCGCCAAGGTCGCCGAGGCGCTAGCTGCGGCCCACAAGGCCGGGATCGTGCACCGCGACGTCAAACCCGCCAACATCCTGGTGGCCGACGACGGCACGGTGAAGATCACCGACTTCGGCATCTCCCGCGCCACCGGCGACGTCACGGTCACCTCGACCGGGTTCCTGGCGGGCACGCCCGCCTACCTCTCGCCCGAGGTGGCGCGCGGCGAGAACCCGGAACCGACCTCCGACGTCTTCGCTTTGGGCTCAACGCTTTACGCGTCCGTCGAAGGGAAACCGCCCTTCGGCGAAGGCGACAACCCCCTGGCCGTGCTGCATTCGGTGGCGCGGGCGCAGGTGCCGCAGCCCACGCATGCCGCGACGCTGGCGCCGGTGCTGATGGACCTGCTGGCGGCCGACGGCGCCGACCGGCCGACCATGGTGCAGGCCGCCGAACGGCTGCAGGCGGTGGCCGAGGGGCGGGCGCCGGCGGTGCCCCCGCAGCCGACCAAGGTGCTGCCGCCGGTCCATGCCGTTGCGGCCGTGGACGCTTCGGCGGCGACCACGGTGCTGCCCGGATCCCGCACCGGTACGCCCAGCAATGCCACCGACGCCACGATGCACGTCGACATGTCCCCGGGCATGTCCGCCGCGGGCGGCTCGGCGCCGCCGCCCGGCATCGGCACCGGAGCGAAAACCGGCGGCGGGGACCGGAATCCACGGCAACTGCTACTCGTGGCGGCCGGAGTGGTGGCGGCCCTGGTGCTGGCGACCGTGATCGCCATGGTGGTCAGCCGCAACGGCGGCGAAGGTTCGCCCCAGGCCGGGCAGGGCGGCGCGGCCACGGCCGCGGCCTCGTCGATCCCGGTGACCTCGCCGGACGACATCGGTGCGGCCGCGGGCGGCGGTCAGCAATCCGGGGGTAGCGGCGACGCGGTCACGGCCACGCACGCCGCGACCACGACACCCAAGCCCACGACCTCCTCGGCGGCCCCGAGCTCCTCCGCGCGGCCGAGTACCACCACGACCACGCCGGCGGGCCCGCCGTCCGCCGCCTCGGTCGCCTCGTTCATCCAGGGCTACTACGGCATGCTGCCCGGCAACGTCGGCGGCGCGTGGGCGATGCTGTCGCCCGGCTACCAGTCGTCCACGGGCGGTTACAACAGTTACGCGCAGTTCTGGGGCACCATCCGCTCGGTGAGCGTGGGCGCGGTCACGCCGCAGGGCGACAATCGCGCGGTCGTCATGCTCACCTACGTGTCCACCTCGGGGCAGGTGTCGAGCGAGAACCGGTGGATCCAGACCGAGTCCTCGAGCGGCCGGCTGCTGATCGCGGCCTCGGGGCTGTGACCGCACACCCCGGTCATGTGACCGCGCGGCTCGGGTCTGTGACCGCGCGTCGATAGGCTGAACCGGCTCCGCCCACGGCGGAGCCGGTGCACGGGTCAAGGGTTTGCGGAAGGAGTTCGAGTCGGTGGCGCGGTTGGACGCGGTGTTGTGGGATATGGACGGGACGCTGCTGGACTCGGAGAAGCTCTGGGACATGGCATTGCGCGAGCTCGCCGGGCAGTACGGGCGCGAGCTGACCGATGCGGTGCGGCACGCGCTGATCGGGGCGTCCGGGCCGAACGCGTTCCGGATTCTGTTCGACGGACTCGGCATCGAGCACACGCTCGAAGCGGTCGAGGAGGCCGCGGAGTGGATGGAAGCGCGCGTGACCGAACTGTTCCAGGGCCCGGTGCCGTGGCGGCCCGGCGCCCGGGAGACGCTCGACCTGGTGCGGGCGGCCGGAGTGCCGATGGCACTGGTGACCAATACCAAACGGTCCCTGGCCGAGTACGGGCTGGACACCATCGGGCGCGAGTACTTCGGTGCCACCGTGTGCGCCGACGAAGTGCCGCACGGCAAGCCCGCGCCGGACGTGTACTTGCGTGCCGCCGAACTGCTCGGTGTCGTACCCGGACACGCGGTGGCCATCGAGGATTCGCCGACCGGATCGATCGCCGCGCAGGCCGCCGGCTGCGCGCTGCTGGTGGTGCCGTGCGAGGTGCCCGTCCCCGACGCGCCGGGCCGCACCTTCCGCGACAGCCTGGTCGGGCTCGAACTCACGCACCTGGAAGATTTGGTGCGCGTGCACGCGAATTCCTGACGCGTTCCCATTCGTCCAAGGCGGGCCGGCGCTCGTCGCCTACGCTGCGGACATGGACAGCGTGCTGCAGTCGCTGCGCGGGGTGTGCGCCGCCCTGCCCGAGGTGAGCGAACGGGTCAGCCACGGCGAACCCGCCTGGTTCGCGGGCGGCAAGAAGATGTTCGTCATGTTCGCCGACCACCACCACGACGACCGACTCGGATTCTGGTGCGCGGCACCGCCCGGCGCGCAGGAAGACCTCGTCGCCGCCGACCCGCGGCGGTTCTTCCGGCCGCCGTACGTCGGGCATCGCGGCTGGCTCGGGGTGTACCTGGACGTCGCGGTGGACTGGGACGAGATCGGCGAGATCGTCGAGGACGCCTATCGGATGGTGGCGGCGAAACGACTGGTGGCGGAACTGGATCGGCGAATCGCCTAGCGGTATCCCGGGTTTCGTCCCGCCACATCGGCCCGGCGAATTCGCCGGGCCGATCCTTGTTTCGGGCGTCAGTCGAGCGGGCCGAAGAACGTCCGCAGATCCCCGGCCAGGACCGCGGGCGCCTCCATGGCCGGGAAATGCAGGCCGCGTTCGAATTCGGACCAGTGCGCGTCGGCCGGCGCGGGAACCACCCGGCGCACGGTCTCGTCCGCGCCGAAGACGGCGAAGCCCTGCGGCACCGACGGGGGAGCACCCCACTCGGTGGAATGCGCCTGCTCGTAGAGGGTGTGGGCGACGGTGGCGCCCGAACCGGTGAACCAGTGCAGGCTGACCGTGGTGAGCAGCTGATCGCGGTCGATCGGCAGGTCGGTCCAGGCCTCGAACTTCTCCGCGATCCAGGCCAACTGCAGCAGCGGCGAATCCACCAGGCCGTAGCCGATGGTCTGCGGCCGCGAATTCTGGATGGCCAGATAACCCGAGCCCTCCCGGCGGAAGGCGTCCATCCGATCCAGGATCACCTTGTCCACCGGATCGTTCGGGTCCAGGCCGTCGGCCAAGCCGGGCAGGAAGGTGGCCACATTCGCGGCCGTCAGCGGATCGGTGACCACGTGCACGCCGGTCACATGCTCACCGTCCGAAGCGGCGACCAGACCTGAGACACCGCCACCCACATCGCCGCCGTGCACGCCGTAGCGGTCGTAGCCCAAGCGGGCCATCAACTCGATCCAGGCGCGAGCGGTACGGGCCATGGTCCAGCCCGTCGCGGCCAGCGGCGTGGACAGGGCGTAGCCGGGCAGCGACGGGGCGATCACATGGAAGGCCGGGCCCGCGGCCGGATCGGTGAGCAAGCCGATCAGACCCAGGAATTCGGCGACCGAACTGGGAAAGCCGTGCGTGATCAGCAGCGGCTTGGCGTCCGGGCGCGCGGAGCGGACGTGCAGGAAGTGGATGGTCTGGCCGTCGATCTCGGTGGTGAACTGGGGGAACGCGTTCAACTTGGCTTCCTGTGCGCGCCAATCGAATTCATTGCGCCAGTAAGCGGCCAGCTCGCGCAGGCCGGACTCGGGGATGCCGCGTTCCCAGCCGGTGCCGGGCAATTGGGCGGCCCAGCGGGCGCGGTTGAGGCGGTCGTGGAGGTAATCGAGGTCGGACTGGGGGATTTCGAGGTGGAAGGGGTGAATCTCGGTGCTCATGAAGGCGTTCCGTTCACTGGGAAGATCTCTTCCGAGGCTCTTCATCTTGCGCTCGAGACCCACGGTAGGAGCTATTGCGGAACGGTTCGTTCCGCAATCCGGAGATACTATCGGACCATGTTGGAGACCTCCGCCCGCCTGCTGCGACTGCTGTCGCTGCTGCAATCGCGGCGCGACTGGACCGGGGCCGAACTCGCCGCCCGCCTGGACGTCACCGGGCGCACCATCCGCAAGGACATGGATCGGCTGCGCGAACTCGGCTATCCGGTGGAAGCGCGGCCCGGCGTCGACGGCGGCTACCGCTCGGCTCGGGCGGCGGCGCGCTCCCGCCCCTGCTGCTCGACGATGACGAAGCTGTCGCGATCGTGATCGGATTGCGCACCGCGGCAAGCGGTTCCATCCTCGGGATCGAGGAAACCTCGCTGCGGGCGCTGACCAAACTGCAGCAGATCCTGCCGTCGCGGCTGCGCCACCGGGTGAGCGCGTTCCAGCACGCCCTGCCCGTCCCGCTGCGCGGCCCGCGCGTGAGCCCCGATGTGCTCACCGCCATCGCCGCGGCCTGCCGTGACCACGAACGCCTGCGCTTCGACTACCGCACCCACGCCGGCGCCTCCGCCCGCCGCACGGTCGAGCCCTACCGGCTGGTCAACCACCGCCAGCGCTGGTACCTGCTGGCCTGGGACCTCGACCGCGCCGACTGGCGCACCTTCCGCGTCGACCGCATGGACCCCCGCACCCCGGCCGGCCCCCGCTTCACGCCGCGCGCCCTCCCACCCGATCCCGATATCGCCGCCTTCGTCGAACGCGGAATCGCTACGGCCCCCTGGCGTTTCCGCGCCCGCGTCATCGTCCACGCCCCCGCCGCCCACGTTCGTGCCCGGCTACCGATCGCCCTCGATATCGAAGAGCTCGACGACAATCGCTGTGCCTTCGAACCCGGCTCCGACCACCCCGAGATGCTCGCCCTCTATTTGGGCCTGCTCGACGCCGACTTCGACATCGTCGATTCCCCCGAGCTGGTGGCGGCCCTGCGCACCCTCATCGATCGCTACCAGCGTGCCGTCACCAGCTCCACCGGACCTCAGGCGGGCCGATAATGTTCGTCCAGTACCGGAACCGGATCCAACTCCGAAATCTGATGCCCCGCATTGCAGTGATCGGTCAGATCCTTCCCGTCCCGCGCCTGCACCACCCGGATCTCCGCCACCGAATCAACCAGCGACTCGGCCACTTTCACCGCGTGCCGATACCCAGGCGCATCCCGATCCGCCACCACCCACACCCGCCGCGCCCCACGCAGCCACCGGCCGTGCTCTCGATACCATCCGCTCGCACCCCCGGCATTGCAGGTGGCCGTCAACCCGGCATGCGTGGCCGTGAGCACGTCCGCCTCACCCTCGCAGACGAAGATGTCCTGCCTGGCCGCCACGGCCTCGATCACCTCGGGCAGATGGAACGGCAGCCGCTCGAATCCGCCGAACTCCCACCCGTTCTCGGTCCGCCGCTGCTGATAGAAGCTCTTGACGTACCCCTGCCGGTGCAGTGCCCGAACCCGGACCACACACCCTGCCGGACTTCCGTCGGGCCACCGATAGATGTATCCGGCCATCCGCCGCGGCTTCCCGATCCGCGGCCCGAAATCCTTCTTGTGCACCGAAAGCGGCAGTCCCGCCGCCAGGATGGCCCGATCCGCGATCGCCAGGTCGGCCCGGCTGTGCGCTCGCCCCGCCGTCGGCGCTGCGGGCGCATCGAACAGGTCTCGCACCCGTAATCCGAGCCGCTCCAACACCTCCACATCCGAACATCCCGCGAAACACCGAATCACGGTGCGCTGCCGTGACAGGTTGTACACCACCCCCAGCGAGGCCCGATGTCGCCGCCCGTCCGCCTCGTGCACCGGACACAAGTAGGTGGTCCATTCCGTCCCGCGTCTCCCCGCCCCGGACACCCGATGCAGTGCCCGGTTGACGGTGTCCCACGATCCCTGACTGCCCATCCGACCGGTCCTCTCACTACCGGTGTACCCCTCTGGACAGGGTTGTCAAACGGCGCGGATCGGGGCGGCGGCGGCTCGCCGATACCACATCAAAACTAGTGGGGCGCAGGAAAAGTGGCAATTCACAATCAGGGGACTTTTCGGGCGTGTCGGGCGGTCGGTTCGCAAGAATGGGCCCATGGTTGCGGTTGGGCAGGGGAGTGTACCGGGGGTTGACGTCGGGCGGTATCCACTGGATTCACCGGGTTCCGCGGGGTGGGCGGCGGCCGTGGCGGGAGCGCGGGCGGAGCTGGCGGCGGTCGGATGCTGCGTATTGCGCGGGTTCATCCGGCCCGAACTGGTGGAGACCCTGCGCAGCGAGGGGGAGGGGATGGCTCCGCGGGCGCACTACACCGTGGAGAACGTCAACGCCTACAACATCCCCTTCGACGCGGGACTGCCCACCGACCACCCCGGACGGATCGTGCTGCAGCGCGGGAACGCCTTCGTGGC from Nocardia tengchongensis includes:
- a CDS encoding PAC2 family protein encodes the protein MNASESPVPPESDLPTLRDPVLVAAFEGWNDAADAASGAVEHLELIWDSQPLAELDSEDYYDYQVNRPTVRQVDGVTREIVWPSAMLSVCSPPGSDRDVVLLRGVEPNMRWRSFCNDILEFVEQLGVSTVVILGALLADTPHTRPVPVTGTAYNKEAAERFNLEQTRYEGPTGITGVLQDACVRAGVPAISFWAAVPHYVSQPPNPKAIIALLHRVEDVLDVEVPLGALPEQSEEWEGAVNEMTAGDEEIAEYVRSLEERGDAEVDINDAMAKIDGDAIAAEFEKYLRRRGRGGFGL
- the metH gene encoding methionine synthase, whose protein sequence is MSVRSRAEFDTTFLDTLRRRVVIGDGAMGTMLQAADLTLDDFRGLEGCNEILNETRPDVLRHIHRAYFEAGADAVETNTFGCNLPNLADYDIADRIRDLSERGTRLAREVADEMGPSADGTPRYVLGSMGPGTKLPTLGHAPYVSLRDAYTEAALGMLDGGADAILIETCQDLLQVKAAVTGSHNAMVKAGRRIPIITHVTMETTGTMLVGSEIGAALTALEKLGIDMIGLNCATGPDEMSEHLRHLSKHAQLPVSVMPNAGLPVLGAKGAEYPLSAEDLAVSMTQFVSEFGLSLVGGCCGTTPEHIRQMAEAVREVEQGKRNPVHEPSTSSIYSAVPFEQDASILMIGERTNANGSKAFRDAMLAGDWQKCLDIAKDQTRDGAHMLDLCVDYVGRDGAVDMRELASRLATSSTLPIMLDSTETPVLKAGLEQLGGRCAINSVNYEDGAGPDSRFQQTMALVAEHGAAVVALTIDEEGQARTAEHKVAIAERLIEDITQNWGLEESDIIIDTLTFTLGTGQEESRRDGIETIEAIRELKKRHPEVQTTLGLSNISFGLNPAARQVVNSVFMHECVEAGLDSAIVHASKILPMARIPEEQRQVALDLVYDRRTEDYDPLQKLMSLFEGVSTASSKASRAEELAALPLFERLARRIVDGEKAGMEADLDEAMAQVPPLQIINETLLSGMKTVGELFGSGQMQLPFVLQSAETMKTAVAYLEPHMEATDDSGKGRIVLATVKGDVHDIGKNLVDIILSNNGYEVVNLGIKQPISTILDAAVDKKADVIGMSGLLVKSTVVMKENLEELNSRGVAEQFPVLLGGAALTRAYVENDLTEVYAGDVHYARDAFEGLHLMDEIMTRKRGGGLDPNSPEAIAEREKAAERKARHERSKRIAEERKAKEVPIVVPERSDVAADLPVPTPPFWGSRIIKGLSLSEYSGLLDERALFLGQWGLRGQRGVEGQSYEDLVETEGRPRLRYWLDRLIAEGVLQHAAVVYGYFPAVSEGDDVIVLTEPKPDAPERFRFTFPRQQRDRFLCIADFIRSRERAIETGQVDVMPFQLVTMGQPIADFANVLFKEDNYRDYLEVHGIGVQLTEALAEFWHRRIREELTLDGHSVADEDPADVLDYFKLGYRGARYSFGYGACPDLEDRAKLVELLDANRIGVILSEELQLHPEQSTDAFVLLHPEAKYFNA
- a CDS encoding serine/threonine-protein kinase gives rise to the protein MSSDRLIAGRYRLTDPIGTGAMGVVWRATDVRLRRTVAVKQLLLTPGLTRAQTVEARMRAMREGRIAARLHHPNAVTVFDVAEEDGQPWLVMEYVDAVSLAALMREKGRLAPVEVARIGAKVAEALAAAHKAGIVHRDVKPANILVADDGTVKITDFGISRATGDVTVTSTGFLAGTPAYLSPEVARGENPEPTSDVFALGSTLYASVEGKPPFGEGDNPLAVLHSVARAQVPQPTHAATLAPVLMDLLAADGADRPTMVQAAERLQAVAEGRAPAVPPQPTKVLPPVHAVAAVDASAATTVLPGSRTGTPSNATDATMHVDMSPGMSAAGGSAPPPGIGTGAKTGGGDRNPRQLLLVAAGVVAALVLATVIAMVVSRNGGEGSPQAGQGGAATAAASSIPVTSPDDIGAAAGGGQQSGGSGDAVTATHAATTTPKPTTSSAAPSSSARPSTTTTTPAGPPSAASVASFIQGYYGMLPGNVGGAWAMLSPGYQSSTGGYNSYAQFWGTIRSVSVGAVTPQGDNRAVVMLTYVSTSGQVSSENRWIQTESSSGRLLIAASGL
- a CDS encoding HAD family phosphatase: MARLDAVLWDMDGTLLDSEKLWDMALRELAGQYGRELTDAVRHALIGASGPNAFRILFDGLGIEHTLEAVEEAAEWMEARVTELFQGPVPWRPGARETLDLVRAAGVPMALVTNTKRSLAEYGLDTIGREYFGATVCADEVPHGKPAPDVYLRAAELLGVVPGHAVAIEDSPTGSIAAQAAGCALLVVPCEVPVPDAPGRTFRDSLVGLELTHLEDLVRVHANS
- a CDS encoding MmcQ/YjbR family DNA-binding protein — translated: MDSVLQSLRGVCAALPEVSERVSHGEPAWFAGGKKMFVMFADHHHDDRLGFWCAAPPGAQEDLVAADPRRFFRPPYVGHRGWLGVYLDVAVDWDEIGEIVEDAYRMVAAKRLVAELDRRIA
- a CDS encoding epoxide hydrolase family protein produces the protein MSTEIHPFHLEIPQSDLDYLHDRLNRARWAAQLPGTGWERGIPESGLRELAAYWRNEFDWRAQEAKLNAFPQFTTEIDGQTIHFLHVRSARPDAKPLLITHGFPSSVAEFLGLIGLLTDPAAGPAFHVIAPSLPGYALSTPLAATGWTMARTARAWIELMARLGYDRYGVHGGDVGGGVSGLVAASDGEHVTGVHVVTDPLTAANVATFLPGLADGLDPNDPVDKVILDRMDAFRREGSGYLAIQNSRPQTIGYGLVDSPLLQLAWIAEKFEAWTDLPIDRDQLLTTVSLHWFTGSGATVAHTLYEQAHSTEWGAPPSVPQGFAVFGADETVRRVVPAPADAHWSEFERGLHFPAMEAPAVLAGDLRTFFGPLD
- a CDS encoding toprim domain-containing protein — translated: MGSQGSWDTVNRALHRVSGAGRRGTEWTTYLCPVHEADGRRHRASLGVVYNLSRQRTVIRCFAGCSDVEVLERLGLRVRDLFDAPAAPTAGRAHSRADLAIADRAILAAGLPLSVHKKDFGPRIGKPRRMAGYIYRWPDGSPAGCVVRVRALHRQGYVKSFYQQRRTENGWEFGGFERLPFHLPEVIEAVAARQDIFVCEGEADVLTATHAGLTATCNAGGASGWYREHGRWLRGARRVWVVADRDAPGYRHAVKVAESLVDSVAEIRVVQARDGKDLTDHCNAGHQISELDPVPVLDEHYRPA